From Aspergillus luchuensis IFO 4308 DNA, chromosome 2, nearly complete sequence:
ATAGGGAAAGAAttgaatgaaagaaagaaaatacctCAACAAAGTGTAAAAATTCAATCAAAAGCCTAAGCCTAAGCTAAACTAACTAAGTACCTGACACTTACCCCCCAAATTCCCCATAGTTAGGCATCCACTTTTAGCCAGTCAGGGAGAGTAATTCGCGCAGTTGATCAAAGGGGGCCGCCAggataaaatttttattttagtgCATATAACTAATGTCCGAGCTTGAACTTcattcctcttttttcttgatttcatCATTttagagggaaagaaggaactaaagaaaggaagacaCGGGATGGATGCAAAAgtgcatacatgcatacatagtGACTTAGACAACATCTAAATTTTCAATTGTATCTTCTTTACAATGTTTCAATTCAATTTCCGAGTTATGAAGAGAGGGATTTATTTCCGCATATTTAGATACGTACAGTACAGTAGTAGACTAGTAGGAGGAATTCTCAAGCACATGTAGTGAAGTAGCAGTGTAAACCCTCCTTGcatgttgttggggttgagcTTTAAAATTTAATCCCTCATACTCtctatttttgtttttcgcTTGAAAAAGAGTCGAAAATGTGGCGGTCGGTTGGTTCAATTGGCTTGTGACTCAGTTGATCGGTTTCAGAGGGATCGGGTGGTGATCTACTTACTCTATACCGCCTcgacttactactactactattattattgttgggCCATTTGCCGATTTTAATTACCAGTAGATACTAATAGGTATAAACCTGCTATAAGTAATTGTggattcttatattatagactTGTGAGTTACAACAAATCCATTGGTTAAAACTAAGTTAACTACTTCGTATGGAAATGCTAGGACAGTTGTCATCAAGGCTGGTCTAGATTCCCGAggctcctcttttttttgtgtttGCCCCTGCAGATGGGCCGATGGACAGACACCCACGTAAGTTAACCCTCGCTCTGGAACTTTGACGGTCAGGTGCTTTTTTCTATTTGCTTTTCGGTCTGGCATACTATACATTTCATTCGCTTTCTGTCTTACTAGTATTTTACTTTTCGGTGAGCtggttgttattgttgttattgtttgtTCGATTTGACCGTCATTCCACCGTTAGTCATGTCAAGTTGCCTCGGATCTGGCTCCACACCTACAGGGTCACCATGGCCAAACACATGGCACCTTCCCAGTAGTTGTACAGGACTGCATCACATTAAGCTTAGATTCCCTTTCACATGCTCCAGTCCATATCAGGTGGTTTAGAATCGGGTGTTACAGGGTTGGTTTTGTTTGGGATCAACTGGTGTATGACAGCCTCTAGCACCCATCCCACGCAGATACTGCACAGACCGTGATCCAGGAAAAATGGGCCGAGTCTGCTTCCAGAACATCGGTCGAATCTTCGGCAAGTCCCCACGTCTGAATTAGTGCGACTCCTGGTCGAGGATATCCCAGCTTGCGTCACCGCTTAGACCGATGGATGAGATCGATCGCTCTCTACTTCCGACGCAGTGGACGATGCgtatccctcccccctcactGTCTTGGACTCCGCGGCATGTTTCAGCGGCCCTTCCGCTGCCGCGCCCATCGTAAAATCCATTCCACCAAGATCCCAATGTCCTGTGATATTTCCAGCACATTTGCGATTTTGCTTTGCAGCTCGAGAGTCTTCCTCTCTGGGGTGTCCTCCATGTTGTCTGTTGTGGTAGTGTTATTGTCATCTAGGAGACCCGTCATGTCCACAACGGATATCCGGCCATTTAGTCCAACTTCTAGACTAATAGACACCTTCGTCAATGCCGCCTCCACGTTGGCGGATTCCGATGCTTCGTCTGGTTGATCCACCGCGAAAAGCAACATGATCACCGGTGCTTGTCCTAGTTGCGTCCGCAACGTTACGTCTACCTTGACATCGTCAACAGTAGAATTGGAACCAGAGTTTCCGGTTCCAACCCCCACAGGGCCTTTGCCCTTAGCACTAGGCGACGTCGCTAGTTTCTCGAAGCTTCCCAGCAATGCATCGAGCCTCTTCTCGTTCGGGTCGGCATTGCTCAATATGATGACATCCTTCTTCGAATTTCCATCGGTAAACCTAGGTGGACTGAATGAGATATTCGACGAATCAGCGGGCGTCGCGGGTTTGTCCTCATCGGGCTTGTACGAGGAGCTGAAAACGCTGCGGATAAGGTTGGCCAAAAAGGCGTACTGACGAAGGATCTAGAAGAATTCGTCAGTAGTTTCGACACACACATCCGAGTCACCGAATCATACCGGGATAATGTCTGCGAGTTGCCGGGGATGTGCAAATGGGATTTCCCTCAATGTTCGGCCAGCAACAGACTCAAACGGCTGAAAAGTATAACTGTGATGCTTCGTACACGGCTTACCCGTAGTGTCAACCGATTGCACCGACATTCTGCGTCTCCTCCGTTCAAGCTGAGAGGCCTCCTCGGGCCCCAAGCCCATAGCTCCTGCTGCCGACAAAGGCGACCAGCCCGGGGCCAGGAGTCCGTCGTAGGTGACCATTTTGAATTCTTGCGGCAATTGCATTCCAAGATGCCGGTAGATATCAGATGCTGCCAGAATGGGTAGATCCAGAGCCGGCTCCAACTTCGCCACGAATCGACGATTAGGAGCCGAAGAACCCAGCATGTTCGAGTCAAGTGCCATGGCGTCAGGGTGACCTTGGTTATTGGTCAACGTCGCCGGCGGATCAACCCAGTTGACAACTGCAGCTTCAGACCCATGCGCCTCACTCGACGACGGCCCATTGTCATTGTTATTGACTCCCGTCAACACCTCAGACCCAACCCAGTCCTTCGACACGCGGAGAGATGGGTAACCCTCTTCGCACTCCACCACGATACTCCACTTCCCTTCCAAACTGTTCGGCTCATCATCCGACGGCTGTCCATTCGTCGCATCAACCACCATCGCATCAGACGatgtcttctgcttctccttcgcaTCCAGGACCCGTGCTTGCTGCACCCAGTAATCCAAACCGAGTCCAATGCGACTCCCCTTGTGCATACACGGCTGGCCAACCCAGCCACTGCACAGATGGTCGTATACCCCCGCAAACTTGCGATGTTTCCACTCCGCCTCCCACACACGCTTCAAGCTCTCGTAAAGACCCTCAATGGCCTCGAAACAATTAACCTCCTGACTAAGCCGATCATGTTTGGCAAGCCACTGTAGATTCTCATGGAACCCACGCAACGACTTCCAAGCACCCCGGTCTCCTTCCTCCGGCGACTGTATCAAATCGCGCTTAAGCACCGCCGTAGCCTCGTCACGCTGCTCCCCATCTTGCGCATCAGGCGTCGCATACTTCAGACTAACATCCTTCACCACATTATACCCCCGGTGGAAGTCAATCTCCAGATCAACAAAGTTCCCCGCAATGCTGAGACTGTCTTCCTGCCAGATCGACTCGAAACCTTCAAGATCACTCAGTCGCTCAATACCCTCCCTGCACACACCCCGCCCCGAGACTCGGGCTCGTAGGAGCTGAACCACATCATCTATATGTCTTCTGCGCTCCTCCTCGCTGTCGCGAGCACCCCCGAGCTTCAGTCCCGGCATGCCCAATGCCTGGATATCATTCTCGTTCATGCCtgcgccaacaacaccatcgtgTCCGGCGGGGGACGGACTGATCCCGCTATAGCCACCAAGCGCGAGGAGAGCCGACGGGGAACTGAAGGTAACGGGGTCCTCGGCTCCGGTAGTCGCGGCGAGAGGGGTAGAATATTGGTGCATTGAAAcggggggttggttgtgtcCATGACCGGAAGCTGAGGGCGTTCTCGTTGAGGGCGATTTGTGGGAAATCGGACGGGCCATATGAGCACCAGACGGACGAGGCGACGAGGTCAGATGTGTCGGAGTCGCTCCTGGGTTTGGCTTCGATGAGGGAGTCGCCATGGTGGTGTTTATTGAAGTGAGATCTATCCACCTTGAAAAGGAAATTTACAAAGTGTATGAAGTAGCAAACAAAGGCTGGGTATCATGCAGAAAAATAGAGAGataatggagaagaaatcaAGCAGCCGATGAAATCATGGAAGCTGCATATGTCGGGCAACAGCGAAAACACACGACTTGACGGGGCAAAccgaaagagagaaaatgaTTGCGCAAGCGCCACTGTCTATTCAAGAAAGTATAGTAGATGAACCTCCATAACACACGCAATCAAGAACCACAACCCAGGGAGTCAAATCGCAATGGAGGGGTGAAAGCCGAATAGATGGTCGTGCAGCATCCCGACCACCAACTGGTCGCGGCCGCAAACGCGCAGTCACATGAGTTTGGCCTGTTTGTCTGCGCAGCGTCATAGTTTCTCCAGGTCTTCGGATATTCTACCCAGCGTTTATTAAGTTCAATTGAGCTCCATTCTTTTTATCAGCACTTCGTTTGAAATGTTTGGCATTCGCTCATTCGTCCGCCAGACGCCTAGGTGGACGCAGCTCCGCGCTGTGTCGACGCTCGAGGGCCATTCTCATATCGTATGTACTACTTCATCTAAGAGCTAGCTAAACCAAAGCAATTTACAAACCAACACTACTAACTTATCTCCCCAGTACGTATTCCCCAAAAACGGCACCAacatcctctcccttctcccctccgaACCCACCAACCCGGACCTCGCCCTCGGCGTAACCTCCAAGCTGCCCCCCACACCCGATTCCTTCAAAGAGAACCCGAAATTCCTCAGCATCCTGCAAGAAGTGATCGCGGAGCATGGATACAAAGACCCAGAAGCTGTTTCCCAGGCCCAGGTGATGGTCTCAACGGCAGGCGCGAACCTAATGTCTGGGGGAGTGCTGATGGGTGGCGCACGTTCGAGGAGACGGCGCGGCGAAGTCGGTGACTCCAGTGGCGGAGCTAGCGGTCAAGGGGGTGCTGGTTcggcggggaggggaggctgGATTCATTTGTCGGATGGTAGACGGCCGCCGGAGTATGGGAGGATTGCTTGGTATGTCTTTTTTTCCTGTTTGTTCCTGCGGAGTTGGGTGTGAGCTGACGAGGTGGGATGGATAGGCCTGAGGATATCTTTGGGAGTCTGGAGGTGGATGCTGATGGGAAGTTTGTGGGAGGGAATGGTAATTATCAGGCGAGTGGTATGTtgtgtgattgattgatagtagattgttgggttggatgatggtgtggCTGATCTTATTTAGGGACTTATCGGATTGTGACTCGTGATGGAATGTAGGTTCTATCTATTCCTGATATTACTGCCTGGATTTTGCTAACTTGGGGTTAGTTTCGGTCTGAGTCCGTTTCTACGGGAGAAGTTGGTCCAGAGACTGCGCCAGCAAGAGTCTCAATAGGCTACTTGGTTAGGAGCCTTGTACAATAGTTCATGGATGTATTATTTAATGGGCTTTGTGGGATACTATCTCCGTTCATACTGCTGGCAGTTGAATCAAGTTGGGTCATGCCTGAATTACAGACAATTAGCTCCCGGGTCCAGCTCGGAGCTTACATTCTGGGTATCTTCATCCTTCAAGCATATTTCCTTCCTCACTTTCCAAAAAAGTTCGTAATCCGCTGCGTCCCTGCAGGAGGCTGCTTCTGTGGGCTCTTCTTTATCGGCTTGTTATGCGTGGCACTGcgcatcttcttccctgccGGCGTCACAGGCTTGGACGGTGAACTCTTATCTGGGCTTTTCTTCGGCGATGTATCTACACTCGGCTCCGTTTTCTGCAACTTGGTATCCTCCGTTTCGACATCCGGCGAATGCTCCCTCTTGACTCCAGATACCGGCTTGGGCGCATTATCCTCGCTCCATTCAGCATCTTTCGTGGGCCTCTCATCTTTCACTCCCTGTTCTAGCTTCACCGCAGCACCCTTCTTCGCATTGGCAAAGAAGTTCGCAATATTGCTCTTATTCTCCTTACTACTGACCGGAACTATAAAGTCCGGAGAATCATTCCCCACCTTCCCCACCTCCTTCGCCACAGGATAACACTCCAGCTCGCCCTCATACGGCTTGAGGATCGACTGTAATTCCTTCGACCACTCCGTCCTGGAGGGGTCCAGCCaagtcttcatctcctcgctATTTGGGTCCAGAATCACGGGCATCCGATCATGCAGGAACTTCAAGTAGGGATTCGACGACGTCGTAATGATCGTATATGTGTAGAGATATTCATCTGAATCTGTATCGCAATTAGCTCCCACGCCCCAACATTCCCTCAAGATTATAGATAAAGAGTGTATTATCTCACCCTCATACTTAACACTATCCCACAACCCCGCAAATAACATCAAATCCCCATCCTTCCTCTTGACAAAATGCGGaaccttctctttccctcccggtcccttcttcaaccactcATAGAACCCCTGACACACCACCACGCACCGCTTCCTCCGCTTCATAGACGTCCACAAGCCCCGATCCTCAAGTAATGAGTCATCTCGGCAATTGATCGTACGCATAAGACTTCCGTAGTCGGGGTTGCGTTTCGTCCAGAACGGGATGAGACCCCAGCGCATGCTGTGGAGCTTGTATTTGGTGGCTTTGCTGTTCCTTTGTTtatcttctcctgcatcctcctcgtcctcaacttcgtcttctgctgctgctactgctgcttcaGTCGCCTCTTTATCGGCGTCGGGTTGATTAGCTGgttcatcatgatgatgagaagatggGTACATATGCGTATCGGCAAGATAAACAGCGCCAGTATTCCCCGGTGCGAAGTTGTAAGTTTCGCGGACGTCTTCGTCGGGAGGTGCGTCGTCGACTTGAAGACCTTGGTCTTGGAGACGGCGGCGGATGAAGCTCATGCGCTGTTTGTTCATCTCTCAGTTACATGTGGctagtggtgatggtgatggtgatatatAGTACCAccggagtagtagtatacagggcggaggatgagataCGTACCACGCCTAAAGCGTATCGTCCACACATGGTGAGATGATTGAATTTATCAATGAGGTGAGAATCGAAGCGCCggagtaaaagaaaaaaaagggtaaGCTGAAGTGGAATGCGActgaagagagagatagaaagaaaggaagactAGGTTGCGACGTCATGCGGCAgggcggagagggaagaagctaAACTACGATCGATCGGCGGGAATCTCTAACTGTAACCTAATCAAGTAGTTGAAGGGGGTCTGGAACTTCCCGCTGTTTGTGCTCTGCTTAGCAACTATGAAAACAACTGGGTTCTCTCATGTCTACCTTGCTTCAATCCACTTAGCTCTTTGTTTAACGTATCTATagttcaattttttttttcttagtGGTACATTTTGTGCGGCTAGCAGAGCGACTTGAAAATGTTCAATGCCGCATTACGGTGCCTTTACTATATCCGGAGATTGTTAGCTAGTAGCAGTATATACTTTTCAAGTAGATTCTATTATGATGAAAATTTTCTGGTATCATTGCGCTGGTAGCATACAGTATGGGATACTCAAGGtgagtataaataatagacgCAGGATGTGATCTAAGCTGTCCTGGAGTACTATACACAATAGGTCGATAGCAGTACTTCATTACaacaaagaagaggaattgaAAGATGAAAGCGAAGCTCCCAGGCCTCTATGaatgtatatatagaatttttaagaatagatattaagataaatacaAGGAAGTTTGGAGACTGAACGGTGATGCACGCAATAACGTATATAATGTCATCGCTCCTGGAGATACCCGCTAGGTTTTATTGCAAAGGACGTATATGAAGTGAGTAGTAGCTAATATCCATAATCGTGTGAATGCGGATAACATATCATCTATTGAGATATAGCTACATAGCACTGACAGAATCAATGCCATAGCCTGGTGTCATGCAAGGTACGAGATCTTAGCCATGTAGATCAATTCTCAGGGCTGGACCCGAGAAGAGCCTCAAATGGAGGTTGAATCTGGGGATAAAGGTAGATAGGATGGAGCATTTCATCGACCGATGGATCGAATCCAGAACAGCGACATAATTATGACCCCGCAAGAATATTGAGATGTTACTACGAATCGATAGATCCTTCTACGGTATACCATCATCAAACCCCACATCGAGGTTACCAAAGATAGTATAGTAAATAGTAAGGTAAAATATGTCTACAATGTCTCTCCTCCGGTGATAGGGTGTAACTTTTTAACAGTCTTTTAAATGGTATTAGAACAATTTTGCATGTCATCCCTTTCACAAGATTCCAGACAATTCGGATTTTTATGAAACGAAAAATCTCGAAGTAAAAGCTAGACATGTTCAAGGTGAAAACccaggagagaagagagagaactcccctccctccgagGTGCTTTCATTGCTTCATGGCTCATACATCCCAACCAATGCCTGCCCTTTttgagtgtgtgtgtttggaaaaggaaaaaataaaaaacagaTATCTTTGTTATTTGATTTCTCTCCTCCGCTAAAATCTCAACACCGTCCCTTGGATTACTTGATGGGTATCAATCTATGCCCTCGACATGACACCCCAAGCGCGGATCTTGTGGTCGGTGTAACCAGCGAACAGAGTCTGGCCGTCAGCGCTCCAGGCCAAGCTGACACACTCGGGGTCGCGgctcttcttgcccttctcgaCGTACTCGGGCTTGAGCTCGTCaaccttgctcttcttctcgaggtcgaagatggtgatgctgctggcaGTGGCAGCGCACAGCCAGTAACGGTTGGGGGAGAAGACGAGGGCGTGGATCTCGTCACCGGCGTGGAGGGAGTAGAGGTGCTTGGACTCGTTGAGATCCCAGAGCATGGTGGTGCCGTCCTTGCCACCGGAGGCGCAGAGGGATCCATCGGGGGAGATGGTGACGGCGTTGATGTAGCCGGTGTGACCGATGTGGTCGGTCTGGAGACGGCAGGAAGCGAGCTCCCAAACCTAGTTGTTTTTGCATGTTAGCTTTGATCCCACAGATACATCCTCTTCAGGTTGAAAAGTTCTCGGTGGAAAAGCAATGAAAGCAATAACAACACAAACAAATATGTTTGTCGAGTGTCCATCAGGGCATTGGTGAATGTTTGTCTCATGGCCATAAGGCTCTGAAGTAGCAAATACGTTTATGCAAAAACATCTTCTGGACTTGTCGAGATTGCGAATAATGGAAAACTTGGATGTGCGGGAGTCGACTCAAACGTACCTTGACGAGCTTGTCCCAACCAGCGGAGACGATGACGGGGTTCTGGGGGTTGGGGCTGAAGCGAACGCAGGAAACCCACTCGGTGTGGCCCTtgtcggtgatggtgaacTTGCAGTCACCAAGGGTGTTCCAGAGCTTGATGGAGCGGTCACGGGAAGCGGAGACAATCTGGCGGTTGTCGGCGGAGAAAGAAACGGAGAGAACGTCGTTGGTGTGGCCGACGAAAGTCCGGGTGGTCTCACCAGTGGAGAGCTCCCACAGGCGGAGGGACTTGTCCCAGGAGGAGGACAGAGCGTAGGCACCGTCGGAGGAGATCACCTATACAATCCCCATGAACGGTTAGCCAAAAGTATTCTCCCCTTGATGTTTTTCCCAGTCCCGCCTTCTCGTAGGTCTCGATCGGGCTTCGTCCTTCGTTGTGGGGAttcatcttttttcttgtctgGACTGGGACATGGTGGGGACGGAGTGATTCGGAGGGCATACACAGTCAGAGACGATGTGAGAGTGACCCTCAAGGCTGCGCTTGGGGTAACCGTAGGCCTGCTCGTCGCGGGTCAGGTTCCAGATGATCAGGGTCTTGTCGCGACTGCCAGAGAGCAGCATGTTGGGGCTATaatcgaggaagaaaaacatAAAAGTCAGAACCCAGTTTTGTCCATTTGATATATGAATATTCATGTTTCAACCAATGCgatcattttcttttctcgcaACAATGCATCCATATACCACTTGTTCGGTAGCACATGCACACCTTGTTCGATTTTCGCAACAAAACGCATTTGTTTCATGTGTTCATTTCGGTGGTAGTGTAGTGTTGCCTTACTTCTCCAGAGAGGTAGCCAGGCAG
This genomic window contains:
- a CDS encoding RNA polymerase II mediator complex middle subunit MED1 (COG:S;~EggNog:ENOG410PJZ4;~InterPro:IPR019680;~PFAM:PF10744;~go_component: GO:0016592 - mediator complex [Evidence IEA];~go_function: GO:0003712 - transcription coregulator activity [Evidence IEA];~go_process: GO:0006357 - regulation of transcription by RNA polymerase II [Evidence IEA]) codes for the protein MATPSSKPNPGATPTHLTSSPRPSGAHMARPISHKSPSTRTPSASGHGHNQPPVSMHQYSTPLAATTGAEDPVTFSSPSALLALGGYSGISPSPAGHDGVVGAGMNENDIQALGMPGLKLGGARDSEEERRRHIDDVVQLLRARVSGRGVCREGIERLSDLEGFESIWQEDSLSIAGNFVDLEIDFHRGYNVVKDVSLKYATPDAQDGEQRDEATAVLKRDLIQSPEEGDRGAWKSLRGFHENLQWLAKHDRLSQEVNCFEAIEGLYESLKRVWEAEWKHRKFAGVYDHLCSGWVGQPCMHKGSRIGLGLDYWVQQARVLDAKEKQKTSSDAMVVDATNGQPSDDEPNSLEGKWSIVVECEEGYPSLRVSKDWVGSEVLTGVNNNDNGPSSSEAHGSEAAVVNWVDPPATLTNNQGHPDAMALDSNMLGSSAPNRRFVAKLEPALDLPILAASDIYRHLGMQLPQEFKMVTYDGLLAPGWSPLSAAGAMGLGPEEASQLERRRRRMSVQSVDTTGKPCTKHHSYTFQPFESVAGRTLREIPFAHPRQLADIIPILRQYAFLANLIRSVFSSSYKPDEDKPATPADSSNISFSPPRFTDGNSKKDVIILSNADPNEKRLDALLGSFEKLATSPSAKGKGPVGVGTGNSGSNSTVDDVKVDVTLRTQLGQAPVIMLLFAVDQPDEASESANVEAALTKVSISLEVGLNGRISVVDMTGLLDDNNTTTTDNMEDTPERKTLELQSKIANVLEISQDIGILVEWILRWARQRKGR
- a CDS encoding uncharacterized protein (COG:S;~EggNog:ENOG410PPIB); its protein translation is MFGIRSFVRQTPRWTQLRAVSTLEGHSHIYVFPKNGTNILSLLPSEPTNPDLALGVTSKLPPTPDSFKENPKFLSILQEVIAEHGYKDPEAVSQAQVMVSTAGANLMSGGVLMGGARSRRRRGEVGDSSGGASGQGGAGSAGRGGWIHLSDGRRPPEYGRIAWPEDIFGSLEVDADGKFVGGNGNYQASGMLCD
- a CDS encoding SOS response-associated peptidase (COG:S;~EggNog:ENOG410PK5Y;~InterPro:IPR003738,IPR036590;~PFAM:PF02586;~go_function: GO:0003697 - single-stranded DNA binding [Evidence IEA];~go_process: GO:0006974 - cellular response to DNA damage stimulus [Evidence IEA];~go_process: GO:0018142 - protein-DNA covalent cross-linking [Evidence IEA]); its protein translation is MCGRYALGVRMSFIRRRLQDQGLQVDDAPPDEDVRETYNFAPGNTGAVYLADTHMYPSSHHHDEPANQPDADKEATEAAVAAAEDEVEDEEDAGEDKQRNSKATKYKLHSMRWGLIPFWTKRNPDYGSLMRTINCRDDSLLEDRGLWTSMKRRKRCVVVCQGFYEWLKKGPGGKEKVPHFVKRKDGDLMLFAGLWDSVKYEDSDEYLYTYTIITTSSNPYLKFLHDRMPVILDPNSEEMKTWLDPSRTEWSKELQSILKPYEGELECYPVAKEVGKVGNDSPDFIVPVSSKENKSNIANFFANAKKGAAVKLEQGVKDERPTKDAEWSEDNAPKPVSGVKREHSPDVETEDTKLQKTEPSVDTSPKKSPDKSSPSKPVTPAGKKMRSATHNKPIKKSPQKQPPAGTQRITNFFGK
- the cpcB gene encoding 40S ribosomal protein RACK1 (BUSCO:EOG092636T6;~COG:T;~EggNog:ENOG410PIEY;~InterPro:IPR036322,IPR015943,IPR001680,IPR019775, IPR020472,IPR017986;~PFAM:PF00400;~go_function: GO:0005515 - protein binding [Evidence IEA]), with the protein product MAEQLVLRGTLEGHNGWVTCLATSLENPNMLLSGSRDKTLIIWNLTRDEQAYGYPKRSLEGHSHIVSDCVISSDGAYALSSSWDKSLRLWELSTGETTRTFVGHTNDVLSVSFSADNRQIVSASRDRSIKLWNTLGDCKFTITDKGHTEWVSCVRFSPNPQNPVIVSAGWDKLVKVWELASCRLQTDHIGHTGYINAVTISPDGSLCASGGKDGTTMLWDLNESKHLYSLHAGDEIHALVFSPNRYWLCAATASSITIFDLEKKSKVDELKPEYVEKGKKSRDPECVSLAWSADGQTLFAGYTDHKIRAWGVMSRA